A region of Flocculibacter collagenilyticus DNA encodes the following proteins:
- the hutH gene encoding histidine ammonia-lyase, with product MMELTLTPGTLNLAQLKRIAREPVKLSLASDAHTKINQSANVVSQVIAEDRVVYGINTGFGLLANTRIANEELELLQRSIVLSHAAGTGELMSEDTVRLMMVLKINSLSRGFSGIRLSVIEALISLVNAEVYPCVPKKGSVGASGDLAPLAHMCVPLLGEGEMLYQGNKVTASEGLKIAGLSPLTLAPKEGLALLNGTQASTAFALEGLFKAEDLYASGVVVGSMTLEAAMGSRAPFDARIHDIRGQQGQIDAAAAYRNILGDTSEIGNSHLNCEKVQDPYSLRCQPQVMGACLTQIRNSADILLAEANGVTDNPLVFCDNNDIISGGNFHAEPVAMAADNLALAISEIGALSERRMALLIDATLSKLPPFLVENGGVNSGFMIAQVTSAALASENKSLAHPASVDSLPTSANQEDHVSMATFAARRLTDMAENTVGILAVEYLAAAQGLDFRTPLKASEKVEQAKAILREKVTYYDKDRHFAPDITHAENILRSAVLNELLPNNSVLS from the coding sequence ATGATGGAATTAACATTAACGCCTGGCACGCTTAATTTAGCGCAACTTAAGCGCATTGCTCGCGAGCCAGTCAAGCTGTCACTTGCCAGTGACGCACATACTAAAATTAACCAATCTGCCAATGTTGTTAGCCAAGTTATTGCCGAAGACCGAGTAGTATACGGCATTAATACAGGTTTTGGCCTGTTAGCCAATACGCGCATAGCCAATGAAGAATTAGAGCTGTTGCAACGTTCAATTGTACTTTCGCATGCTGCAGGTACGGGTGAATTAATGAGCGAAGATACCGTGCGTTTAATGATGGTACTAAAGATTAATTCATTATCTCGCGGTTTCTCTGGTATTCGCTTATCAGTGATTGAAGCCCTAATCAGTTTAGTTAATGCTGAAGTATACCCTTGTGTGCCGAAGAAAGGATCGGTTGGTGCGTCTGGTGATTTAGCCCCACTTGCTCATATGTGCGTGCCGCTACTAGGCGAAGGCGAAATGCTCTACCAAGGTAACAAAGTGACCGCTAGTGAAGGCCTGAAAATCGCAGGTTTATCGCCGTTAACTTTAGCACCAAAAGAAGGCTTAGCATTGTTAAATGGTACGCAAGCATCAACCGCGTTTGCATTAGAAGGCTTATTTAAAGCAGAAGACTTATACGCTTCAGGCGTTGTTGTAGGTTCAATGACACTAGAAGCAGCAATGGGCTCACGCGCCCCGTTCGATGCACGTATTCATGACATTCGTGGTCAACAAGGTCAAATTGATGCCGCTGCTGCGTATCGAAATATTTTAGGCGATACATCTGAAATTGGTAATTCGCACTTAAACTGTGAAAAGGTGCAAGACCCATACTCATTACGCTGCCAACCACAAGTAATGGGCGCATGTTTAACGCAAATTCGCAATAGTGCGGATATTCTACTAGCAGAAGCCAATGGTGTAACTGACAACCCATTAGTGTTTTGTGACAACAACGATATTATTTCAGGCGGCAACTTCCATGCTGAACCCGTCGCCATGGCCGCTGATAATTTAGCGCTGGCAATCAGTGAAATTGGTGCATTATCAGAACGTAGAATGGCATTATTAATCGATGCCACACTAAGTAAACTGCCTCCGTTCTTAGTTGAAAATGGCGGTGTCAATTCGGGCTTTATGATTGCTCAAGTAACTTCAGCAGCATTAGCGTCAGAAAATAAATCGCTTGCTCACCCTGCGTCTGTAGATAGTTTACCTACCTCTGCAAACCAAGAAGATCATGTATCTATGGCAACGTTTGCTGCACGCCGCTTAACCGATATGGCTGAGAATACGGTAGGTATTCTTGCGGTAGAATACTTAGCTGCAGCACAAGGACTAGACTTTAGAACACCACTGAAGGCATCTGAAAAAGTAGAACAAGCAAAAGCAATATTGCGTGAAAAGGTAACCTATTACGACAAAGACCGTCATTTCGCGCCAGATATTACTCATGCTGAAAATATTTTAAGAAGTGCGGTATTGAACGAGTTATTACCAAACAATAGTGTATTAAGTTAA
- the hutU gene encoding urocanate hydratase — MSDNRLDTSRVIRAPRGSEITAKNWLTEAAKRMLMNNLDPEVAEHPHGLVVYGGIGRAARNWECFDKIIETLDRLENDESLLVQSGKPVGVFKTHENAPRVLIANSNLVPHWANWEHFNELDKKGLMMYGQMTAGSWIYIGSQGIVQGTYETFVAMAKQHFDGNAKGRWILTGGLGGMGGAQPLAGSMAGYSMIACEVDESRIDFRLRTGYVDKKATSVDEALAMLEDAKQNGQAVTIGLLANAADVFEELVSRNITPDVVTDQTSAHDPLNGYLPQDWTMEHAAKMRESDPQAVVAAAKASMAVQVKATLTMQERGAFATDYGNNIRQMAFEVGVENAFDYPGFVPAYVRPLFCEGIGPFRWVALSGDPEDIYKTDAKVKELIPDNPHLHNWLDMAKERIQFQGLPARICWIGLKDRARIAKAFNDMVANGELKAPIVIGRDHLDSGSVASPNRETESMQDGSDAVSDWPLLNALLNTAGGATWVSLHHGGGVGMGFSQHSGVVIVADGTKEAEQRLGRVLWNDPGTGVMRHADAGYDIATNCAAEQGLDLPMLEANNSTEK, encoded by the coding sequence ATGTCAGATAATCGCTTAGATACTTCCCGCGTAATTCGCGCACCAAGAGGCAGCGAAATTACCGCCAAAAACTGGCTAACCGAAGCCGCAAAACGCATGTTAATGAATAACCTAGATCCTGAAGTTGCAGAACACCCGCACGGTTTAGTGGTATACGGCGGAATAGGTCGCGCAGCAAGAAATTGGGAATGCTTTGACAAAATTATCGAAACCCTTGATCGCCTTGAAAATGACGAATCGCTTCTGGTGCAATCGGGTAAGCCAGTAGGCGTATTCAAAACCCATGAAAACGCGCCCCGTGTATTAATTGCAAACTCAAATTTAGTACCACATTGGGCCAACTGGGAACACTTTAACGAGCTAGATAAAAAAGGCTTAATGATGTATGGCCAAATGACCGCAGGCTCGTGGATTTACATTGGCTCGCAAGGCATTGTACAGGGTACATACGAAACCTTTGTCGCAATGGCGAAACAACACTTTGATGGTAATGCAAAAGGCCGCTGGATTTTAACAGGTGGCCTAGGCGGCATGGGTGGCGCTCAACCACTTGCAGGCTCAATGGCTGGCTACTCAATGATTGCGTGTGAAGTAGACGAGTCACGCATCGACTTCCGCTTACGCACAGGCTACGTAGACAAAAAAGCCACCAGTGTTGATGAAGCACTAGCAATGCTAGAAGACGCGAAGCAAAACGGCCAAGCTGTCACCATTGGTTTATTAGCAAACGCAGCCGACGTCTTTGAAGAATTAGTAAGCCGTAACATTACGCCTGACGTAGTGACCGACCAAACCTCAGCACACGATCCATTAAACGGTTACCTACCACAAGACTGGACAATGGAGCATGCCGCAAAGATGCGTGAGTCAGATCCGCAAGCAGTAGTCGCAGCCGCTAAAGCGTCTATGGCGGTACAGGTAAAAGCAACTTTAACAATGCAAGAACGTGGCGCATTCGCGACTGATTATGGTAATAACATTCGCCAAATGGCGTTTGAAGTTGGCGTAGAAAATGCCTTTGATTACCCGGGATTTGTGCCAGCCTATGTGCGCCCACTATTCTGCGAAGGAATCGGTCCATTCCGCTGGGTGGCGCTGTCGGGCGATCCTGAAGACATTTATAAAACAGATGCAAAAGTAAAAGAGTTAATTCCAGACAATCCACATCTACACAATTGGTTAGATATGGCTAAAGAGCGCATTCAATTCCAAGGTTTACCTGCTCGTATTTGTTGGATTGGCTTAAAAGACCGCGCGCGTATCGCTAAAGCATTTAATGACATGGTGGCAAACGGTGAGTTAAAAGCGCCAATCGTTATAGGACGTGATCACTTAGACTCTGGCTCAGTCGCCAGCCCGAACCGTGAAACTGAAAGCATGCAAGATGGTTCTGACGCCGTGTCAGATTGGCCGCTATTAAATGCACTGTTAAATACCGCAGGTGGTGCTACATGGGTGTCATTACATCATGGTGGCGGTGTTGGCATGGGCTTTAGCCAGCATTCTGGCGTGGTTATCGTAGCAGATGGCACTAAAGAAGCTGAACAGCGCTTAGGTCGCGTACTTTGGAACGATCCGGGCACAGGTGTTATGCGTCATGCTGATGCAGGTTATGACATCGCGACAAACTGTGCAGCTGAGCAAGGTTTAGATTTACCTATGCTTGAAGCCAACAATTCAACGGAGAAGTAA
- the hutC gene encoding histidine utilization repressor, whose product MAQPKFITIKQYITKQIESGEWPENSRVPSENALSSMFNVSRMTARRALQELTEQSILTRTQGLGTFVANIKSQSSLLEIRNIADEIRERGHSYSCHQIKLESTKADSTTAIALGIDENTTVFHSILIHQENSIPIQMEERFINPKFAPDYLAQDYQVITPHEYLCEVAPLTEANHTVEAINPNSQQQAWLALDAPEPCLQVSRRTWSRAGIVSYARLISPGTRYRLGTHLKIQ is encoded by the coding sequence ATGGCGCAACCAAAATTTATCACGATAAAGCAGTACATCACCAAACAGATTGAATCTGGTGAATGGCCTGAAAATAGCCGAGTACCGTCAGAAAATGCATTATCGTCAATGTTTAACGTGAGTAGAATGACCGCAAGACGCGCTTTGCAAGAGCTCACCGAGCAAAGTATTCTCACGCGCACTCAGGGGTTAGGCACCTTTGTTGCCAATATCAAGTCACAATCTTCGTTGTTAGAGATTAGAAATATTGCTGATGAAATCCGTGAGCGTGGTCACAGCTATAGTTGCCACCAAATTAAGTTAGAAAGTACCAAAGCTGACTCTACTACAGCCATTGCGTTAGGGATTGATGAAAATACAACGGTTTTTCATTCCATTTTAATTCATCAAGAAAATAGCATTCCTATTCAAATGGAAGAACGTTTTATCAATCCAAAATTTGCGCCTGATTATTTAGCCCAAGATTACCAAGTAATAACGCCTCATGAATACCTTTGTGAAGTAGCACCACTAACAGAAGCAAATCATACCGTTGAGGCGATAAATCCAAATTCACAACAACAAGCTTGGCTAGCATTAGATGCTCCAGAGCCATGCTTGCAAGTATCCCGACGAACATGGAGCCGTGCAGGCATCGTAAGTTACGCTCGCTTGATTTCTCCCGGCACCCGCTACCGTTTGGGAACTCATTTAAAAATTCAATAA
- the hutI gene encoding imidazolonepropionase: MQQWDAVWLNVNIATMVANTQCAYGTIENAAIAIKEGAIAWLGSKDALPEFDALSTPIYDGKGNWITPGLIDCHTHLIFGGNRANEFEMRLSGASYEDIAKQGGGILSTVKATREASAEALFVAANKHVNALMAEGVTTVEVKSGYGLDTANEIKMLEVAQLLNQHHVVDVQSTFLGAHALPAEYKDDADGYIDVVCNEMLPQVAERGLAVAVDVFCEGIGFSYQQTERVLTKAKELGLKVKLHAEQLSDLGGAGLVADLNGLSADHIEYISEASIEKMAKSGTVAVVLPGAFYTLRETKLPPFDLFRKHQLDIAVASDFNPGSSPICSLQLMMNMACTLFRLTPSEALAGVTRNAAKALGLDDRGTLEVGKRADFALWDIAQPAQLAYQFGCNPLQQLVIAGNVVKQ; this comes from the coding sequence ATGCAACAGTGGGATGCCGTTTGGCTTAATGTAAATATCGCGACGATGGTTGCTAATACTCAATGCGCTTACGGCACGATTGAAAATGCCGCTATTGCTATAAAAGAGGGCGCAATTGCATGGTTAGGTTCTAAGGATGCATTGCCAGAGTTTGATGCTTTATCGACGCCAATTTACGATGGTAAAGGAAACTGGATTACGCCCGGGCTGATTGATTGCCATACTCATTTAATTTTTGGTGGTAATCGTGCTAACGAATTTGAAATGCGACTTAGCGGTGCATCTTATGAAGACATTGCTAAACAAGGCGGTGGTATTCTTTCCACTGTAAAAGCAACCAGAGAAGCCTCGGCTGAGGCGCTTTTTGTGGCTGCTAATAAACATGTTAATGCACTGATGGCCGAAGGTGTGACAACTGTTGAAGTGAAATCAGGCTATGGTTTAGACACTGCAAATGAAATTAAAATGCTGGAGGTTGCACAGTTACTTAACCAACATCATGTGGTGGATGTTCAGTCTACTTTTCTAGGCGCACATGCTTTACCTGCCGAATATAAAGACGATGCAGATGGTTATATTGATGTGGTTTGCAATGAAATGTTGCCTCAAGTGGCTGAGCGTGGTTTAGCCGTTGCAGTAGATGTATTCTGTGAAGGGATAGGCTTTTCATACCAACAAACTGAGAGAGTGTTAACCAAGGCAAAAGAGCTAGGTTTAAAGGTAAAACTGCATGCCGAGCAATTATCGGATTTAGGCGGAGCAGGGCTAGTTGCCGATCTAAATGGTTTATCTGCGGATCATATTGAATATATTTCAGAAGCTAGCATTGAAAAAATGGCGAAAAGTGGCACGGTTGCAGTTGTGTTACCGGGCGCATTTTATACATTACGAGAAACCAAGTTACCGCCCTTTGATTTGTTTAGAAAACATCAGTTAGATATTGCTGTAGCGTCCGATTTCAACCCGGGTTCATCACCTATTTGTTCGCTTCAATTAATGATGAATATGGCATGTACATTATTTAGATTAACCCCAAGTGAAGCGTTAGCAGGTGTTACCCGAAATGCTGCTAAAGCACTTGGCTTAGACGACCGTGGTACGTTAGAAGTAGGAAAACGCGCAGACTTTGCATTATGGGACATTGCTCAGCCCGCGCAGCTTGCTTATCAATTTGGCTGTAATCCATTACAACAGCTGGTGATTGCAGGTAATGTGGTGAAGCAATAA